Below is a window of Saccharomonospora viridis DSM 43017 DNA.
CGGAGGTGGCCGCGTCGTTGCTGGCCGCGCTGCACGAACGGGAACTGGCATGGCGGCGGGCGCGCGGTGACCTCGAGATGGCCGGGCTGTTGGACACCTACCGCGAGCGGTGCGCGACGTTGGGGCGTGAGGTCAGATTGGAGATCACCGGTGGACGGTCGCGGTACTGCCGGGTCGTCGACATCCACCCCACCGGGGCGCTCGTCGTGGACGAGGACGGTTTCTGGAGCACGGTGTTCGCCGCGGACGTCGTGCACCTGCGGCCCGCGTCCTGACCCCGCGTCCCACCCCGGAACGCGCCGAACGGCGACATGTCGAACGACGGGCTCAAACCCCTTCACGCGCGGTACTGTGAAGCTCACAGCGAAGCGTAGGTGCGGGGGTGTTCGAGGTGGCGTATCCCGACCGTCTGCTCAGCGAGGGCGAGCAGGTCGTGGCACACAAGCATCCACATTTCAAGATGCTGATCTTCCCCACGCTCGCGCTCGTGGTGACGGCGGTGGCCGGGGGGTATCTCGCCTGGCAGGCCACCGATTTCGCGGCTCCGTGGGACACCGTGGTGTTGATCACCATCGCCGTTGTGGGCGGCATCCTCATCGTCTGGTTGTTCTTGACGCCGTTCGTCCGGTGGCGCACCACGCACTTCGTCGTCACCACCGACCGCGTGATCGTCCGGGAGGGCGTGATCAAACGCACCGGGATCGACATCCCGATGGGCCGCATCCACAGCGTGCGGTTCGAACACGGGCTCGTCGATCGCATCTTCGGCTGCGGCACGCTCATCATCGAGTCCGCGTCGGACGAACCGTTGACCTTCGACGACATCCCGCAGGTCGAGAGGATGCACACCTACATCTACCGTCAGGTCAACGACAACCCCTACGACGACTACGGTGCCCCCGGCGTCCGCGACGAACCGCACGCGCGCCCCTACGATCCGGCGGAGGAGTTCGAATCGGATGCCGGACGACGGGAGCGGTATGGGCGTGCGTGAACTGGGGCTTCCGGAACGGTTCCCCCATGACGGTTCGCTGCCGGAGCGGGTGACGATCTGGGAGGTCGGGCCTCGCGAC
It encodes the following:
- a CDS encoding PH domain-containing protein; translated protein: MAYPDRLLSEGEQVVAHKHPHFKMLIFPTLALVVTAVAGGYLAWQATDFAAPWDTVVLITIAVVGGILIVWLFLTPFVRWRTTHFVVTTDRVIVREGVIKRTGIDIPMGRIHSVRFEHGLVDRIFGCGTLIIESASDEPLTFDDIPQVERMHTYIYRQVNDNPYDDYGAPGVRDEPHARPYDPAEEFESDAGRRERYGRA